Within Bdellovibrio bacteriovorus HD100, the genomic segment TTTCAGCCAGGTCGGATTTCAAGGAAGGCAGCATTTTCAGGATGATCTTCGCCACTTCTTTGCGGGCGGCAAGATCTTCAAGACCGCGCTCTTTGGAATAGATGTCCGTGAACTTTTTCAGCATGCGGGAAAACTGGGTTCCCACGGTGTAGGCATAACCCGTGACATAGTCGCGGAACTTCGCGCGTTCACCCGAGGCATGGAACAGCTCCAGGTTGTTGCGCACAACCGTTTTATTCGGAAGCTCCTGGACACCGAAAAGATCATTCACTTCAAGAGAGCGCACACGTTTCTGGCTTGGCAGGGACTGAGCGATGAAATCAGGATTTCCCGTGTACATCCAGCCCCAGAAATCAGCCAGGCCTTCATTCAGACCGCGCATCATTGTAAGGCGGTGGAACTTCAAAAGGGTGGCTTCATCCAGTTCATCCCCGATCAGCACCGGTTTTTCACGACGACCACGACCCGACAGATCCTCTTGCACGATGGCCGCGTCCTCCATAAAGGATTCACGACTGTGAACACCCGTGTCTTCATCGACAACATCTTTCAGAACCAGTTTGAAGAACAAAGAATGGAAGTGTTCGTGCGCCAGAATTCCGGCGTTGATCGCAATCGCCAGGCCACTTTGAGTGTAAGGGACCACCAGCATGGAATCCGTGGTTCCGTCATAGAAAGCATTGTTGGCGCCGGAAGAACCCTTCACTCTGACGCCCACGCCGACATCGCGAGGCCACTGGTTCACACCACCCGCTCCCAGTTCTTCATCAAGCAGCGCCAGTTTTTGGGTGTGCGCATAGATGGTGACCAGTTGCTGGGTCATTTCATTGGCCGGGATAAAGTCGCCTTGTTTATTTTTAATAAAACGAGCCACCGCAGGGCGGCCATGCAGATTGTTGTTTGTAATGCGCGGGCTGAGGAAGAAACGAACGAATTTACCGGTGACTGTCTGCAGGTCTTCGATCCCCAGCAGCTCCACCGTCTGCAGAGAATAACCGGCTTTTGAGTTGGACTGCGGTGCCAGCACACGGACATTGCCGGACTGATCAGCGCTCTCAGACTGCGGGGCACAGGCACTCAAGGTGCTGGCCACTAAAATTGCTGCTGTGATCCGGCTAAAAACGCGCTTCACAAAGTCCTCTCTAAGTTCTATAAACGGAGGGGTTTCCTCGCTCACTTGACTTATTGCGTTATAGTTATAGTGGAGAATGGCGAAAACCTCAATGAAAACTTAGGGATAGACAAACTTTGTCAGTCTCACCAGAAGTTCGACAGCCCCTGCAAACGCACATTAAGGAAGCCGCCATGGATGTACTTGATTTTGTTACGAAAAATCTGAACCCCGCGCAGAAGGATGCCGTCGAAACCCTGGAAGGGCCTTTGCTTATCCTTGCCGGCGCCGGTTCGGGCAAAACTCGCGTGCTCACCCACCGCATGGCCAACATGATCGGCCAGGGGGTCGCGGCTTCCGACGAAATCCTGTGTGTGACCTTTACCAATAAGGCCGCCAAAGAGATGGAACATCGTATTTACAAGATTCTGTCGGACATGGGCGCCGTGGTCCAAACCCAGCTTTGGATCAGCACATTCCACAGCTTCTGCGTTCGTGTTCTGCGCCAGCACATCACACTTCTGGATTACAAGCCCTTCTTCGGTATCTATGATTCCTCCGATCAGCTCAGCCAGATCAAGAAAGTCATGACCGCGCTGGATATTAACGACAAGATGTATCCCGCGAAAAACTTCCAGAGCCGTATCAGCAGCGCCAAGATGATGGGTCTTTCCCCGGAAGGTTTGGAAAAATCCTCGAAGCGTTTGATGGATCAAAAGACCGTGGAAGTTTACAAAGCCTATGAGCGCGAAATGAAAAAGGCCAACAGCCTTGATTTCGATGATCTGCTTTTGAAAACCTATGATCTGTTCCGCATGTACCCAGATGTTCTGCAGATGTATCAGAAAAAATTCCGCTACATCATGGTGGACGAGTACCAGGACACCAATCACATTCAGTACCTTCTGGTGCAGATGCTGGCTTCCGCTCACCGCAACTTGTGCGTAGTGGGTGACGAGGATCAGTCGATCTACAGCTGGCGTGGGGCCGACATCAAAAACATCCTGGATTTTGAAAAAGACTTCCGTGATGCGAAGGTGATCAAGCTTGAGGAAAATTACCGATCCAGCGCCAACATCGTCAATGGCGCCACGGCCGTAATCAAAAACAACTCGCAACGCAAAGACAAAACTCTTTTCACATCGAACGATCCGGGTGATCTGATTCACGTGCGCGAGGAAAAGAACGAGTACGAAGAAGGCCGCTTTGTCGCCAAGACCATTCAGTCGATGATGAATGAGGGCGAAGGCTCTTACAACGACTATGCGATCTTCTATCGCACCAATGCCCAGTCGCGCGTTCTGGAAGAACAGCTGCGCACCATGGGCATTCCGTATCGCCTGGTGGGCGGCGTGCGCTTCTATGAACGCAT encodes:
- a CDS encoding ATP-dependent helicase, which translates into the protein MDVLDFVTKNLNPAQKDAVETLEGPLLILAGAGSGKTRVLTHRMANMIGQGVAASDEILCVTFTNKAAKEMEHRIYKILSDMGAVVQTQLWISTFHSFCVRVLRQHITLLDYKPFFGIYDSSDQLSQIKKVMTALDINDKMYPAKNFQSRISSAKMMGLSPEGLEKSSKRLMDQKTVEVYKAYEREMKKANSLDFDDLLLKTYDLFRMYPDVLQMYQKKFRYIMVDEYQDTNHIQYLLVQMLASAHRNLCVVGDEDQSIYSWRGADIKNILDFEKDFRDAKVIKLEENYRSSANIVNGATAVIKNNSQRKDKTLFTSNDPGDLIHVREEKNEYEEGRFVAKTIQSMMNEGEGSYNDYAIFYRTNAQSRVLEEQLRTMGIPYRLVGGVRFYERMEIKDMISYLKLSINPADDIALKRIINVPARGIGKTTIEKIEEYAAHKNLSMFEAAEKACEERLFNAGTTGKIRRFIDLMKDLQQNAQHLKLLEFFAVVLDRTEYLAALKKDESPESQARIENLEELDNAIAQFVQERGEESTLISFLEEMALVNDVDSLDQEQNSVTMMTLHISKGLEYPYVFVVGLEENLFPSARSAESDNEQDVEEERRLAYVGMTRARQKLWLTYAKMRRVWGQEQFNPPSRFIKEIPQNLIDFKTSAEAPRFMARYGSSSYDSDFGGTPKWGATSSDRNRARTQSYDDAQDFPDYENDGAGSAPFSKGMRVRHPTFGVGTVYATEGTGENFKVSVMFTDNTVKKFVVKYARLERV